The Staphylococcus saprophyticus subsp. saprophyticus ATCC 15305 = NCTC 7292 genome contains the following window.
GAAAAAGAGAGAGTATTACCTAACTGGACAACATGTGTGTCAATTTGTGCATTATTTAGAGATTCAGATGTGTTAAATAGTACATTTGGATGTGATCCTCTAGAAATGGTACAAACGATTTCTCGTAATCATTGTGCATATCCTAACCATTCTACAACAAGTGATATCTATTGGAACACTGTTGATAGTCGTAATGGCTTCATCTTACAAAGTAACAAAGTGAGTGATATCTATCGTGTGCTAAATCAAGAGACACAGCCGATATTTGGTACTTCAAAATTAAGAGAAGCTGAAACTTATTTTGGTAGAATTTCTAAAGAAGAATTAATGCACGTATAATATTAATTCAATTAGTGATAGAAGAATCATTATTTATATAATTATCAGTCATGGGAAGTGATATTATATATGAATGATTTAGTCACTCTACCTCTACTTGACCTAAACATAGATTTAGGTCTTTTTTTATTTTATAAGTAAAATGTTGGAATGTTTTTCTACACAATGAATCGTTATATGTTATACAATGTAAAAATGATTATAAGAAAATTTGAAATTTATTTAAGCAAACAAAGGAGTCATACACATGCAGACATTTTTAGTTATCATCTTTATGATGGTTATAGGCGCACTGATTGGTGGGGTAACCAATGTCATTGCTGTTAAAATGTTGTTTCACCCGTTTAAAACATATTATATTTTCAAAAAGAGAGTGCCTTTCACTCCTGGATTAATACCTAATAGAAGAAAAGAAATTGCGGATAAAATTGGTCAAGTCGTTGAAGAACACTTACTTACAGAAGAAGTTATTCAAGCTAAGTTAAATGCACCAACTTCTAGAGATGCAATTGAAGAGATTATATTTAAGCAAATCGCTAAATTGAAAGAGAATCATACGACAATACAATCATTAGCAGACATTGTAGATATTGATTTTTCTAAAACAGCAAATCAAAAATTAGATGAATTAATTTCAGATAAAATGGATAACTTTTATTTAGATTATCAAAATACGCCAATCCAGCAACTTATTCCTAATGACATTGAAAGTAGTATAGATGATAAAGTTGCGCTACTTCCTGAGTTGTTATTTGATAGAGCACGCGTATACTTGAAATCAGAAAAAGGTGGGGCAGATATTGCTTCTATGTTAGATACATTCTTCAACGAAAAAGGAAAAATTGTTGGTATGTTACAAATGTTCATGACAAAAGAAAGCATTGCAGAGCGAATACAGCATGAACTCATTAGATTAACGAGTCATCCTAAAGCAAAAGCAATTGCTACGCAGATTATTGAAAATGAATATGCAACAATGAAATCGAAACAGTTGAATGAATTGATAAATGAAACGCAATATCAAGCTTTTAAAACATCAGTGACAGAATTAGCATTAAGATATGTGGACTTAGAACAAACTTCACATAAACCATTGCATACCATTATGCCACGCTTTATTTCATTCTTAGAAACAAAAGTATCTAAGACGTTAACCGATGTAATTATTGATAATGCGTCAAAACATCTATCTCCAATTATGAAAAAAATAAACTTGAGACAAATGGTAGAAGAACAAATTAATACATTTGATTTAGCTTATATTGAAAAATTAATCATTGATATCGCTAATAAAGAATTGAAATTAATCATGTTTTTGGGATTTTTACTCGGTGGCATAATCGGTTTATTCCAAGGTGTAATTGCAATTTTTGTATAACATATTAAATTATGTTATTGTAATATCGATGTGGTTTTCACACATATACAAAAAAGGAGTGAAGCATAGTGGCAGTAAATTTATACGATCATGCAAATCAATTAGAACAAGCATTAAGAGAAAGTGATGAATATCAAGCTATTCAAAATGCTTATGCAAAAGTTAAAGAAAATCAAGAATCAAAAGATTTATTTGATGAATTCCGTGAAACACAATTAAGTTTCCAACAAAAACAAATGCAAGGTGAAGAAATCGGTGAAGAAGAGCTACAAAAAGCACAAGAACAAGCTCAAAAAATCGAGAATGATTCAAACATTTCTGAATTAATGGCTGCTGAACAAAATATGAGCCAAGTATTCCAAGAAATCAACCAAATCATTGTTAAACCTTTAGATGAAATTTACGCTGACTAATTTTTAGTTGAATGTAAATGAATATTATTTAAATAATATAGTCGGTTAAAGAATAAAACAGTAATCCTATCTTTTATAAATTTGATTTTGTAGTAGTTCAATACCGATGCGACCTATATGGTTAAATAGATCGAGACATATATTTGTCTTGGTCTATTTTTTTGTGAATATATAGATTGATTATATTTTGGCTACTGATTGAAAGGGATTTTTACTAATAAGGTAGATATTAGAGAAACAAAGTGATTGCTCGCTTAGTTTTATCGACTGGTGAATAAACAATATGGTAAAATATAGAGATAAAAGGGATTGTTATGCATACAATTTAACAAGTGACAGAAATAACTTAGATGTTAATTAATTGTGGTATATGCATAAGTACAAATAAACCTTTCAATAAAGGAGAACTATACTGTATGGTGAAATTTATTCATTGCGCTGACTTACACTTAGATAGTCCTTTTAAATCTAGAAGTTATCTTAGTCAGTCTATTTTTGATGATATGCAAAAAAGTGCTTACGAAAGTTTTAAAAAAATAGTAGATTTAGCATTAAATGAAGAAATAGATTTTATGATTATTTCTGGTGATTTATTTGATCAACATAACCGCACGCTACGTGCAGAGGTGTTCTTAAAGGAACAGTTTGAACGATTAAAGAGAGAACAAATATTTGTTTATTTATGTCACGGGAATCATGATCCATTATCAGCAAGTATTGGCACAGTATGGCCAGATAATGTTTCCGTTTTCTCTGAAAATGTTGAAACTTATCAAACAATCACTAAAAATGGCGAAGAGATTTATTTGCATGGTTTTAGTTATCAAAATGATGCAAGTTATGAAAATAAATTAGATGCATATCCTTCAAGTCAAGGTCAAAAAGGCATACATATTGGTATCTTGCATGGTACATATAGCAAATCAAATACCAATGATCGATATACTGAATTCAGACTAGAAGACTTAAATAATAAGTTATATCACTATTGGGCTTTAGGCCACATTCATGAGCGTCAACAACTGAGTGATATGCCACAAATTCATTATCCTGGTAACATTCAAGGCAGACATTTTAAAGAGCTGGGTGAAAAAGGATGCTTGTTAGTTGAAGGGGACGATTTAAAACTCAACGCGCAATTTGTTCCTACTCAATTTATAAGATTTGAAAAAGCAACTATAGAATCGGATAAAACATCGAAGCAAGGTCTTTTTGATGACATTCAATCTTTTAAATCACAAGTGAGAAAAAATGGAAAAGCCATCTATCAATTGAAAGTTGTTGTAAATTCAGATCAATTGATATCTGAACAAGATATTTTGCAAGTACATGAAATGATAAGTGATTTTGAAGAAAATGAGCATGATTTTGTATTTGTAGAACAACTCTCAATTAAAAACAAATATGAAGATCAAAATACATTAGTTAAAGAATTCTCGCCTGAATTAATAGATGATACAACTGTTTATGACGGTGCTATGAATGATTTGTATTTAAATCCCAAAGCGTCTAAATATCTAGAAAATTATAGTGATTTCGATAGAAGAGCATTAATTGAACATGCTGAAGAATTATTGAAGTCAGATATGAGGGGTGAATAATATGAAAATCAAATCATTAGAGATTTATGGATACGGTAGATTTATTGAAAGAAAAATTGAATTTGACGAATCATTTACTCAGATTTATGGTGAAAATGAAACGGGTAAATCTACAATACAAGCATTTATTCATTCAATTCTCTTTGGATTTCCTACAAAAAAAGAGAACGAACCACGTTTAGAACCAAGATTAGGTAATCAATACGGTGGTAAATTAACATTAATTCAAGATGACGGCTCGCTTGTCGAAGTAGAACGTATTAAAGGCAGTGCGACTGGTGATGTGAAAGTTTATTTGCCTAATGGTAGCATTAAAGATGAAAGTTGGTTAAAAAAAGAACTGAATTTTATCTCGAAACGTACGTATCAAGGGATTTTTTCATTCGATGTTTTAGGTTTGCAAGATATTCATAAAAATATGGATGAAACACAATTACAAAATTATCTTTTACAAGCTGGTGCTTTAGGCTCTACTGAATTTACGACTATGCGTGAGGTATTAAATACTAAAAAGGAAGAACTTTATAAAAAAAATGGTCGCAATCCAATTATCAATCAACAAATAGAACAACTGAAAGAATTAGAAGGCCAAATTCGTGAAGAAGAAGCAAAATTAACTTCTTATAAGCGATTAGTAGATGATAAAGATAAAGCAGAAAGACGACTTAATAATTTAAAACAAAATTTAGCACAGCTATCTAAAATGCATGAACGTAAACAAAAAGAACTCGCTTTACTTGAACAGACTCAAGAGTGGAAACAATTGGAAACCCAATTGAATATAGAGCCTGTTGTTTTTCCAGAACAAGGTATAGATCGTTATGAATCGGCAAAGTTACAAACTCAAAATTTAAAGCGTGATATCAGTTTAAGAACAGAACGATTAGCACATCTTAAAGCCGAAAATGAAAAAATAACAGTACCAAGGCAAAGTGACATTGATGCATTTAATCATTTACATCAACAAGAAAATGAAATAAAACAAAAAGAATATGAAGTTAAGGCGTTAGATAAAGAAATACAAGATAAAGAACGTGAAAAAGAAGGCTTGAAGTCAAACATTGGATGGCAAACTGTTCATCATGAAGTCGATGGTTCAGAAGCTATGAAGAGTCATGTCAGTAATCAAATAAAAGATAAACAAGAACAAATGGCTTATATCCAACAACTCGAACGTAATATTGAAGAAAATAAAATTGATAATGATACAAATCACGCAGAAATGAATGCGCTTGAAGCAGATATTGTTCCAGAAGAGAACTTTGAAAAGAAAAAACAATATAATAGACAAGTGTTTGAGCTTCAAGAGAAAAACAATCTTTATCAAAAAATGAAAGAAACATTTGATAAAGAGCAAAGAGAGAATGAGAAGAAACAAAATTTAATGCGAATAAGTTTAATTATATTGGCTATTATTGGCATTGGACTGACAGTCTTCTCATTTGTATCTGCGAATATCATTTTCGGGATTATATTTGCTATTCTATCAGTCGTATTTATTGTCGGTATATTCTTTGTTAAAACGAAAGAGGTCGGACATAGTGAATCTTTCTCTAAAGAAATTGAAGATTTGCAACAGCAAGTAACACAACTTGAAGATAACTATGATCTTGACTTCGACTTGGATGATCAGTACAGAGTACGAGAACAGCTACAAACAACAATCAAAACAAAAGAAGCAATAGATAAGAAGGCTGAATACTTAACCAATACTTTAACTCAGGCAAAGGAACAATATCAAAATGCGCAACAAAACATTGATAAAGTGAAAGCTGATTTATATTTATCTGATAAAATGTCAGATGAATTAATCGTAGATAGTATTGGAACAATGAATAAAATTAAAACACATGAAAAGCATATCGATGATTTGCAAACGCAGGTACAAGCCTTAAAACAACAATTAAATGATTTTTACGAACATGCGCAAGAAGTAACTAAAAACCAATTTACGTATTTTAATGAATTATCGCTATTCCACGATATAAGACAATGGCTTAAAGAAGAAACAAGTAATTTGGAAAAATGGACACGTAATGATGAACAAATCAAATTAATTGAAAGTGAAGTTTCACAACTGAATAGTAGATTAAATGAAAATAGCCGTGTGATTGACCAATTATTCAATTTTGTTAATGTTAACGATGAAGAATCATATTATCAACATCATGTTCAATATCAAAATTATCATCAAAATATGTCGAGATTTAATGACTTATCAAAATATCTGGAAAATCAAAATTATAATTATGATACAAGTTCAAGTTTAAGTGCGAAAACATCTGCACAACTTACAAACGAAGATGAAGTATTAGCACGTCAAGTTGATGAGTATAATGATCAGTATTTAGAAATGCAATCTGAAGTAAGTGACTTAAATGCCAAAATCACAGATATGGAAACAGATAAGACTTTAGCTGATTTAAGACATAGATTCCACATATTGAAAAATAAAGTGAATGCTGAAGCGAAAGATTGGGCAAGTTTAAGTTATTTACAAGCATTGGTAGAAGGACATATTAAACAAATTAAAGATAAACGTTTACCACAAGTGATAAATGAAGCAACAGATATCTTTGCGCATTTAACAAATGGTCATTATGTTCAAGTTACGTATGCAAATGATAATTTAATGGTTAAACAAGTTAATGGTCAAATGTATGAACCCGTAGAATTAAGCCAATCAACAAAAGAAATCTTATACATTGCATTGCGTTTAAGTTTAATTAAAACATTAAAGCCATATTATCCGTTCCCAATTATCATAGACGATGCGTTTGTTCATTTTGATAAGCAAAGAAAAGAAATCATGATGAATTATTTGAGACAAATGCCTAACAGTTATCAAATCCTATACTTTACATGTGTGAAAGATAATAGTGTGCATTCAAAACAAATTATTACTTTAGATAAAATTCAGGAAGGCGGTAAATAATGAGAAATGTAGAAAAATTAAATCCAGGTGATTCAGTAGATCATTTTTTCTTAATCCATAAAGCGACACAAGGTGTTACTGCTCAAGGTAAGGACTATATGACACTATACTTACAAGATAAAAGTGGCGATATAGAAGCCAAATTGTGGACTGTGAGTAAAGAAGATATGAAAATATTAGAACCTGAGAAAATCGTACATGTTACTGGTGATGTAATTAATTATCGTGGTCGTAAGCAAATGAAGATAAACAAGATAAAATTAGCTACACCAGATGATAATATGAAAACGCAAGATTTTGTTGATGGGGCGCCGCTTACTCCAGATGAAATTCAAGAGGAAATATCGCATTATATGTTGGACATTGAAAATGCAACGTTACAACGTATTACGAGACATTTGATACGTAAGCATCAAGAAGCGTTTTTTACTTTTCCAGCAGCTAGTACACATCATCATAATTTTGCGAGTGGTTTAAGCTATCATGTGTTAACAATGCTACGTGTTG
Protein-coding sequences here:
- a CDS encoding XRE family transcriptional regulator XdrA — its product is MDRQSFTDLIQTKFKMVRIEAGYTQDTMAQTIGLSKKTLVQIEKERVLPNWTTCVSICALFRDSDVLNSTFGCDPLEMVQTISRNHCAYPNHSTTSDIYWNTVDSRNGFILQSNKVSDIYRVLNQETQPIFGTSKLREAETYFGRISKEELMHV
- a CDS encoding DUF445 domain-containing protein, with the translated sequence MQTFLVIIFMMVIGALIGGVTNVIAVKMLFHPFKTYYIFKKRVPFTPGLIPNRRKEIADKIGQVVEEHLLTEEVIQAKLNAPTSRDAIEEIIFKQIAKLKENHTTIQSLADIVDIDFSKTANQKLDELISDKMDNFYLDYQNTPIQQLIPNDIESSIDDKVALLPELLFDRARVYLKSEKGGADIASMLDTFFNEKGKIVGMLQMFMTKESIAERIQHELIRLTSHPKAKAIATQIIENEYATMKSKQLNELINETQYQAFKTSVTELALRYVDLEQTSHKPLHTIMPRFISFLETKVSKTLTDVIIDNASKHLSPIMKKINLRQMVEEQINTFDLAYIEKLIIDIANKELKLIMFLGFLLGGIIGLFQGVIAIFV
- a CDS encoding YlbF/YmcA family competence regulator, which codes for MAVNLYDHANQLEQALRESDEYQAIQNAYAKVKENQESKDLFDEFRETQLSFQQKQMQGEEIGEEELQKAQEQAQKIENDSNISELMAAEQNMSQVFQEINQIIVKPLDEIYAD
- a CDS encoding metallophosphoesterase family protein; its protein translation is MVKFIHCADLHLDSPFKSRSYLSQSIFDDMQKSAYESFKKIVDLALNEEIDFMIISGDLFDQHNRTLRAEVFLKEQFERLKREQIFVYLCHGNHDPLSASIGTVWPDNVSVFSENVETYQTITKNGEEIYLHGFSYQNDASYENKLDAYPSSQGQKGIHIGILHGTYSKSNTNDRYTEFRLEDLNNKLYHYWALGHIHERQQLSDMPQIHYPGNIQGRHFKELGEKGCLLVEGDDLKLNAQFVPTQFIRFEKATIESDKTSKQGLFDDIQSFKSQVRKNGKAIYQLKVVVNSDQLISEQDILQVHEMISDFEENEHDFVFVEQLSIKNKYEDQNTLVKEFSPELIDDTTVYDGAMNDLYLNPKASKYLENYSDFDRRALIEHAEELLKSDMRGE
- a CDS encoding ATP-binding protein, whose translation is MKIKSLEIYGYGRFIERKIEFDESFTQIYGENETGKSTIQAFIHSILFGFPTKKENEPRLEPRLGNQYGGKLTLIQDDGSLVEVERIKGSATGDVKVYLPNGSIKDESWLKKELNFISKRTYQGIFSFDVLGLQDIHKNMDETQLQNYLLQAGALGSTEFTTMREVLNTKKEELYKKNGRNPIINQQIEQLKELEGQIREEEAKLTSYKRLVDDKDKAERRLNNLKQNLAQLSKMHERKQKELALLEQTQEWKQLETQLNIEPVVFPEQGIDRYESAKLQTQNLKRDISLRTERLAHLKAENEKITVPRQSDIDAFNHLHQQENEIKQKEYEVKALDKEIQDKEREKEGLKSNIGWQTVHHEVDGSEAMKSHVSNQIKDKQEQMAYIQQLERNIEENKIDNDTNHAEMNALEADIVPEENFEKKKQYNRQVFELQEKNNLYQKMKETFDKEQRENEKKQNLMRISLIILAIIGIGLTVFSFVSANIIFGIIFAILSVVFIVGIFFVKTKEVGHSESFSKEIEDLQQQVTQLEDNYDLDFDLDDQYRVREQLQTTIKTKEAIDKKAEYLTNTLTQAKEQYQNAQQNIDKVKADLYLSDKMSDELIVDSIGTMNKIKTHEKHIDDLQTQVQALKQQLNDFYEHAQEVTKNQFTYFNELSLFHDIRQWLKEETSNLEKWTRNDEQIKLIESEVSQLNSRLNENSRVIDQLFNFVNVNDEESYYQHHVQYQNYHQNMSRFNDLSKYLENQNYNYDTSSSLSAKTSAQLTNEDEVLARQVDEYNDQYLEMQSEVSDLNAKITDMETDKTLADLRHRFHILKNKVNAEAKDWASLSYLQALVEGHIKQIKDKRLPQVINEATDIFAHLTNGHYVQVTYANDNLMVKQVNGQMYEPVELSQSTKEILYIALRLSLIKTLKPYYPFPIIIDDAFVHFDKQRKEIMMNYLRQMPNSYQILYFTCVKDNSVHSKQIITLDKIQEGGK
- the yhaM gene encoding 3'-5' exoribonuclease YhaM produces the protein MRNVEKLNPGDSVDHFFLIHKATQGVTAQGKDYMTLYLQDKSGDIEAKLWTVSKEDMKILEPEKIVHVTGDVINYRGRKQMKINKIKLATPDDNMKTQDFVDGAPLTPDEIQEEISHYMLDIENATLQRITRHLIRKHQEAFFTFPAASTHHHNFASGLSYHVLTMLRVAKSICDIYPLLNRSLLYSAIILHDLGKVRELSGPVATSYTVEGNLLGHISIASDEVAEAARELNLEGEEVLLLRHMILAHHGKMEFGSPKLPHMKEAEILFFIDNIDAKMNMFEKAYKKTDKGQFTERIFGLDGRQFYNPKSLD